In Elephas maximus indicus isolate mEleMax1 chromosome 15, mEleMax1 primary haplotype, whole genome shotgun sequence, the following are encoded in one genomic region:
- the ZNF696 gene encoding zinc finger protein 696 isoform X2 yields the protein MRTQAAEVGGSAFPEAQARGFSRPLSTLVSTVAAVAPFPPPACARSAVDRGAVSTGLILKQEASWDREPLGGPPQAPGPPGLRENQDSVEGPGAREKAGGQSGQGTQRAGPRRGRPYPCGSCGRSFACRSDAAKHQSIHRGQKPYACSDCGKPFIHSSHVVRHQRIHNGERPYACKECGKTFGQSFNLVRHQRVHTGEKPYECADCGKAFSQRSDAAKHQRIHRGERLYACRECGKTFGHSSNVVRHRRTHHGENPYECKECGRAFSQSSNLAQHQRVHSGERPYACAECGRAFSRSSFLREHRRIHTGEKPYECGVCGRTFRALSGFFRHQRVHTGEKPFRCTECGRAFGLSSHLIQHQRVHSPKGALTG from the coding sequence CTGCCGTGGCTCCCTTCCCCCCACCGGCCTGTGCACGTTCAGCTGTGGATCGAGGGGCAGTGAGCACAGGGCTGATTCTGAAGCAGGAAGCTTCGTGGGACCGAGAGCCCCTGGGGGGGCCTCCGCAGGCGCCGGGACCGCCCGGCCTCCGTGAGAACCAGGACTCGGTGGAGGGGCCAGGCGCCCGCGAGAAAGCAGGCGGGCAGAGCGGCCAGGGGACACAGCGCGCAGGCCCCCGGAGAGGGCGGCCGTATCCGTGCGGCAGCTGCGGCCGGAGCTTCGCGTGCCGCTCGGACGCGGCAAAGCACCAGAGCATCCACCGCGGCCAGAAGCCGTACGCCTGCAGCGACTGCGGGAAGCCTTTCATCCACAGCTCGCACGTCGTCCGGCACCAGCGGATCCACAACGGGGAGCGGCCCTACGCCTGCAAGGAGTGTGGGAAGACCTTCGGCCAGAGCTTCAACCTCGTGCGCCACCAGAGGGTCCACACGGGAGAGAAGCCGTACGAGTGCGCCGACTGCGGCAAGGCCTTCAGCCAGCGCTCGGACGCCGCCAAGCACCAGCGCATCCACCGCGGGGAGCGCCTGTACGCGTGCCGCGAGTGTGGGAAGACCTTCGGCCACAGCTCCAACGTCGTCCGGCACCGGCGGACCCACCACGGGGAGAACCCCTACGAGTGCAAGGAGTGCGGCCGCGCCTTCAGCCAGAGCTCCAACCTGGCGCAGCACCAGCGCGTGCACAGCGGCGAGCGGCCCTACGCCTGTGCCGAGTGCGGCCGCGCCTTCAGCCGCAGCTCCTTCCTCCGTGAGCACCGGCGCATCCACACCGGGGAGAAGCCCTACGAGTGCGGCGTCTGCGGCCGCACCTTCCGCGCGCTCTCGGGCTTCTTCCGCCACCAGCGCGTGCACACGGGCGAGAAGCCCTTCCGCTGCACCGAGTGCGGCAGGGCGTTTGGCCTGAGCTCGCACCTGATCCAGCACCAGCGGGTGCACAGCCCCAAGGGGGCCCTAACGGGGTGA